In Bacillus cytotoxicus NVH 391-98, the following are encoded in one genomic region:
- the hcp gene encoding hydroxylamine reductase gives MFCYQCEQTPTGGCKIIGVCGKNETIASLQDTIVFGLKGIAAYRTHAAQLGYTDSFVDAVTHEALYMTLTNSNFNEQEHLEMAMKVGKAALRVMELLDEAHINHFGIPKPVHITQNRVEGKAIVVTGHNLFALEELLKQTEGRGINVYTHSEMLPAHGYPQLKKYKHLKGNIGKSWFDQRRLFEKFTGAILATTNCVMPIKGTYADRFFSYDLAGLEGVRKIENDNFEPLIQKALELPAVHMKSDEQLVTGFHHHTVLSLAPEIIEAVKMGKIKRFFVVAGCDAPGKGGEYYRELAMSLPKETVIFTTSCGKFRFNDIDYGVVPRTKIPRYIDLGQCNNSISTIKIAAALAEAFQCDVNELPVSIILSWFEQKAVAILLGLFSLGIQDIRIGPKVPEFISPGVLQVLQEKFGLKTIMTAAEDMETILS, from the coding sequence ATGTTTTGTTACCAGTGTGAGCAAACTCCAACAGGTGGATGTAAAATAATAGGTGTTTGTGGGAAAAACGAAACAATTGCAAGTTTGCAAGATACGATTGTCTTTGGATTAAAAGGTATTGCAGCATATCGTACTCATGCAGCTCAACTCGGTTATACAGATTCATTTGTAGATGCAGTGACACATGAAGCGTTATATATGACTTTAACAAATTCAAACTTTAATGAACAAGAACATTTGGAAATGGCAATGAAGGTAGGAAAAGCAGCTTTACGAGTAATGGAACTATTAGATGAGGCACATATTAATCATTTCGGGATTCCAAAGCCTGTTCACATTACACAAAATCGCGTGGAAGGAAAGGCAATTGTTGTGACAGGACATAATCTATTTGCTTTAGAAGAACTGCTTAAGCAAACAGAAGGAAGAGGAATTAACGTGTATACACATTCGGAAATGCTTCCTGCTCATGGATATCCTCAGCTTAAAAAATATAAACATTTAAAAGGGAATATCGGTAAGTCATGGTTTGATCAGCGACGTCTATTTGAAAAGTTTACAGGAGCCATTTTAGCAACGACAAATTGCGTTATGCCGATTAAGGGTACGTACGCAGATCGCTTCTTTTCTTATGATCTAGCTGGGCTAGAAGGGGTAAGAAAAATTGAAAACGATAATTTTGAACCATTAATCCAAAAAGCATTAGAGCTTCCGGCAGTACATATGAAATCTGACGAACAATTAGTAACTGGTTTTCACCATCATACTGTTTTATCATTGGCACCAGAAATTATTGAAGCAGTAAAGATGGGGAAAATAAAACGTTTTTTCGTAGTTGCTGGATGTGATGCTCCTGGCAAGGGTGGTGAATATTATCGAGAGTTGGCTATGTCATTGCCAAAAGAAACCGTTATTTTCACAACTTCTTGTGGGAAATTCCGCTTTAACGACATAGATTATGGAGTTGTGCCAAGAACGAAAATTCCACGTTATATTGATTTAGGACAATGTAATAATTCCATTTCAACGATAAAAATTGCAGCTGCATTAGCAGAGGCTTTCCAATGTGACGTCAACGAATTACCAGTGAGTATTATATTATCATGGTTTGAACAGAAAGCTGTTGCCATTTTACTCGGTCTATTTAGCCTTGGCATACAAGATATTCGAATTGGACCAAAAGTGCCTGAATTTATTTCACCTGGTGTTTTACAAGTGCTACAAGAGAAATTCGGATTGAAAACGATTATGACTGCTGCTGAAGATATGGAGACGATATTATCATAG
- a CDS encoding polar chromosome segregation protein, with amino-acid sequence MEYKTPFIAQKLGVNPKAVVRIAQQLNLTIQKNKYGHYIFTKSDFDQMLEYHRSQMEQDSTSQTKSSNEIEQLVIQLNAITKRLDHIEEQIQDKANDVVTYQLLQHRREMEEMLTKIEKLEASIPKEEPVYITPDSQSTYEREKKPKRRKMILSMFGF; translated from the coding sequence TTGGAATATAAAACACCCTTTATTGCGCAAAAGTTAGGTGTTAACCCAAAAGCAGTGGTTCGGATTGCTCAACAATTAAATCTCACGATTCAAAAGAACAAATATGGTCATTATATTTTTACAAAAAGTGACTTTGATCAAATGTTAGAATATCACCGTTCTCAAATGGAACAAGATTCCACTTCCCAAACGAAATCCTCAAATGAGATTGAACAACTCGTCATACAATTAAATGCAATTACAAAACGATTAGATCATATTGAAGAACAAATACAAGATAAGGCAAATGATGTTGTCACATATCAACTATTACAGCATCGTCGTGAAATGGAAGAAATGTTAACAAAGATTGAGAAATTGGAGGCTTCTATTCCAAAAGAAGAACCCGTATATATTACACCGGATAGTCAATCAACATATGAACGAGAAAAAAAACCAAAACGCCGTAAAATGATTTTAAGTATGTTTGGCTTTTAA
- a CDS encoding hemolysin family protein — MLIVLIALTAFFVATEFAIVKVRESRIDYLIAVGNRRAKSVKTVITNLDEYLSACQLGITATALGIGWLGKPALKQTFDQLFTSLKVPVQSVDFLAVILVFMFITFFHVVIGELAPKTFAIQKAEQISLFIAKPLIFFYRLTFPFIWLLNGSARYIARMFGLSQVKEREDVHSEEELKLLVSESYKSGEINQSEFKYVNKIFEFDDRIAKEIMVPRTEMYILDKDMPIKEALQKMSKEKYTRYPVVDGDKDHVIGFVNFKDIFTDFVKHGAGHAETVGTYMRSIILVIESIPIRDLFLKMQRERTHIAVLIDEYGGTAGLVTVEDILEEIVGEIQDEFDIDEQPEIQCVSETKTILEGKVLVSEVNALLGLTIYDDGIDTIGAWILTKNLGIEEGDIVKIEGYRFCIKELDGHYIKRIEVTKQPAPIVMPETDSSISLQEQISS, encoded by the coding sequence ATGTTGATTGTTTTAATTGCCTTAACTGCATTTTTCGTTGCAACAGAATTTGCAATTGTGAAAGTGAGAGAATCGCGCATCGATTATTTAATTGCTGTGGGCAACAGGCGCGCAAAGTCAGTAAAGACAGTCATTACAAACTTAGACGAGTATTTATCAGCTTGCCAATTAGGGATTACAGCTACAGCGCTTGGAATAGGATGGTTAGGAAAACCGGCACTAAAGCAAACGTTCGATCAACTATTTACTAGTTTGAAAGTACCTGTTCAATCTGTGGATTTTTTAGCTGTAATTCTAGTGTTCATGTTCATTACTTTCTTCCATGTGGTGATTGGAGAATTGGCACCAAAGACATTTGCAATTCAAAAGGCAGAGCAAATTAGTTTGTTTATAGCAAAACCGCTCATTTTCTTTTATCGTCTTACATTCCCATTTATATGGTTACTAAATGGATCCGCTCGATATATAGCAAGAATGTTTGGTTTATCGCAGGTGAAAGAGCGTGAAGATGTACATTCAGAAGAAGAACTGAAGTTATTAGTTTCAGAAAGTTACAAAAGTGGAGAGATTAATCAATCAGAATTTAAATATGTGAATAAAATTTTTGAATTTGATGATCGGATTGCAAAAGAAATTATGGTTCCGCGTACGGAAATGTATATTTTAGATAAGGATATGCCGATAAAAGAAGCATTGCAAAAAATGTCAAAAGAAAAATATACAAGATATCCTGTGGTTGATGGAGATAAGGATCATGTTATTGGATTTGTTAATTTTAAAGATATTTTTACGGATTTTGTAAAACATGGTGCTGGTCACGCTGAAACAGTAGGAACATATATGAGATCGATTATTCTTGTTATCGAATCTATTCCAATCCGTGATTTATTTTTAAAAATGCAACGGGAGCGTACGCACATTGCGGTGTTAATTGATGAATATGGAGGAACAGCAGGGCTTGTAACAGTTGAAGATATATTGGAAGAAATTGTTGGAGAAATTCAAGATGAATTTGATATAGATGAACAACCAGAAATTCAATGTGTCAGCGAAACAAAAACAATTTTAGAAGGAAAAGTGCTTGTTAGTGAAGTGAATGCGCTACTTGGTTTAACAATTTATGACGATGGAATTGATACGATTGGCGCTTGGATTTTAACGAAAAACCTTGGGATTGAAGAAGGAGATATCGTGAAAATTGAAGGATATAGGTTCTGTATTAAAGAATTGGATGGGCATTATATTAAGCGAATAGAAGTAACGAAACAACCTGCGCCAATTGTTATGCCTGAAACGGACTCTTCTATATCACTGCAAGAACAAATTAGTTCGTAA
- a CDS encoding YueI family protein → MVNKNVEDYLQEGIYGQKQNKPEERNMYLGTLRERVEIALTIGQVMRSTIYSEVTKSLHSSQNLHLFVNGSITYPHLSKYIKLANEKNVPFTIVQNKGTHTPIGLVVAHHTAVDKNQIYVEDDIFKQEIPS, encoded by the coding sequence ATGGTAAATAAAAATGTGGAAGATTATCTTCAAGAAGGCATTTATGGCCAAAAGCAAAACAAACCAGAAGAACGTAATATGTATTTAGGTACATTACGCGAACGTGTAGAGATCGCTTTAACCATCGGTCAAGTAATGCGAAGCACCATTTATTCAGAAGTAACAAAGAGTTTGCATTCTTCTCAGAATCTGCATCTATTTGTAAATGGAAGCATTACTTACCCACATTTATCAAAATACATTAAATTAGCAAACGAAAAAAACGTTCCCTTCACTATTGTTCAAAATAAGGGAACACATACACCAATCGGCTTAGTTGTAGCGCATCATACTGCTGTAGATAAAAATCAAATTTACGTTGAAGATGATATTTTCAAACAAGAAATCCCCTCATAA
- a CDS encoding BA2291 family sporulation histidine kinase has protein sequence MEMEEMGVFPIDKEDIKELFCSYLKDNRHQFVQNWKNKTIISDKDPFKQEVARNGERLLELIIKLIMEDKDIAYLQPLCEKIAIERAGADANIGDFVYNANVGRNELFEAMCELDVKAYELKPIMTKIHTCFDRLIYYTVLKYSEIISRNLEEKQQYINETHKERLTILGQMSASFVHEFRNPLTSIMGFVKLLKSEHPNLSYLDIISHELDQLNFRISQFLLVSKKEMWNESERFWLNDLFHDIIHFLYPSLVNANVSIEKNLPYPISFVGYRSEVRQVFLNILMNSIDALEAMNENRKIIIDTCEDEEMIHIVIKNNGPMIPAENIETIFEPFVTTKKLGTGIGLFVCKQIVEKHNGMITCQSNSEWTEFHITFQKSTP, from the coding sequence ATGGAAATGGAGGAAATGGGGGTTTTTCCAATCGATAAGGAGGATATTAAAGAATTATTTTGTTCGTATTTGAAAGACAATAGGCATCAATTCGTACAGAACTGGAAAAACAAGACGATAATTTCCGACAAAGATCCGTTTAAGCAAGAGGTAGCTCGAAATGGAGAACGCTTATTAGAATTAATTATTAAACTTATTATGGAGGATAAGGATATTGCTTATTTACAGCCGTTATGTGAGAAAATTGCGATTGAACGTGCAGGGGCGGATGCAAATATTGGCGATTTTGTCTATAACGCAAATGTCGGAAGAAATGAACTATTTGAAGCGATGTGTGAGTTAGATGTGAAAGCTTACGAGCTAAAACCAATTATGACAAAAATACATACTTGTTTTGATAGATTAATTTATTATACTGTTTTAAAATACTCGGAAATCATATCAAGAAATTTAGAGGAAAAACAGCAATATATAAATGAAACACATAAAGAAAGATTAACTATTTTAGGACAAATGTCTGCTAGCTTTGTTCATGAATTTCGGAATCCGTTAACTTCCATAATGGGTTTTGTGAAACTGCTAAAGTCAGAACATCCTAATTTATCGTATTTAGATATTATTTCTCATGAGCTAGATCAGTTAAACTTTCGCATTTCGCAATTTTTACTTGTTTCTAAAAAGGAAATGTGGAATGAATCGGAACGATTTTGGCTAAACGATTTGTTTCATGATATTATTCATTTCTTATATCCAAGTTTAGTAAATGCAAATGTTTCAATTGAAAAAAACTTACCTTACCCGATTTCATTTGTAGGATATCGAAGTGAAGTGAGGCAAGTTTTTTTAAATATCTTAATGAATTCGATTGATGCTTTAGAAGCAATGAATGAAAATCGTAAAATTATTATCGATACATGTGAAGATGAAGAAATGATTCATATTGTAATAAAAAATAATGGTCCAATGATTCCAGCAGAGAATATTGAAACGATTTTTGAACCATTTGTTACAACAAAAAAATTAGGAACTGGCATTGGTTTATTTGTATGTAAGCAAATTGTTGAAAAGCATAATGGGATGATTACATGTCAATCAAACTCTGAGTGGACAGAATTTCATATTACATTTCAAAAATCTACACCATAA
- a CDS encoding DUF4397 domain-containing protein translates to MTQSEFEKYGQEAICYEQLARYYQYISPRKYIELSMKYHHAVKQLVQAYERRESQEATLPSYMRIFHASPHTAPVDILINGQKVIKNITFQQFSPYFSLMQGQYRLDIVPLDNETPIFSALIPMLGNHSYTLAILDKDSHIQLQPMLDNTHLPSGQAKIRFAHFSPDTSVVNVSLKNGDHLFENVLFKQVTDYLQVSPGTADIEISLADTKKNLVTIPNVKIEPNTISTISLVGYTTKSPNVTTVTLTN, encoded by the coding sequence ATGACGCAATCTGAATTTGAAAAATATGGACAAGAAGCAATTTGCTATGAACAACTGGCACGGTACTATCAATATATAAGTCCTAGAAAATATATCGAGCTATCTATGAAATATCATCATGCGGTCAAGCAACTTGTACAGGCATACGAAAGGCGTGAATCACAAGAGGCAACGTTACCATCTTATATGAGGATATTTCACGCCTCACCGCATACAGCCCCTGTCGATATTTTAATAAATGGACAAAAAGTCATTAAAAATATCACTTTTCAACAATTCAGCCCTTATTTCTCCCTTATGCAAGGGCAATATAGGCTTGATATTGTTCCTCTAGACAATGAAACTCCCATTTTTTCAGCACTTATCCCGATGCTAGGAAATCATTCCTATACACTTGCAATACTTGATAAAGATTCGCATATTCAACTACAACCAATGTTAGATAATACACATTTGCCATCTGGTCAAGCTAAAATACGATTCGCACACTTCTCACCTGACACTTCCGTTGTAAATGTATCCTTAAAGAACGGCGATCATCTATTTGAAAATGTACTCTTTAAACAAGTAACAGATTATTTACAAGTAAGCCCTGGTACAGCTGATATCGAAATTTCACTTGCTGATACAAAGAAAAACCTTGTAACGATTCCAAACGTAAAAATCGAACCAAATACCATTTCTACAATTTCCCTTGTAGGTTACACTACAAAATCGCCAAATGTTACTACTGTTACTCTTACAAATTAA
- a CDS encoding YjcZ family sporulation protein: MWGYGYSGSYCGYGTGYGFALLVVLFILLIIIGACWVR; this comes from the coding sequence ATGTGGGGGTATGGATATTCAGGTAGTTATTGTGGCTACGGTACAGGTTATGGATTTGCGTTGTTAGTTGTGCTGTTTATTTTATTAATCATCATTGGAGCTTGTTGGGTGCGCTAA
- a CDS encoding aspartate aminotransferase family protein gives MRDYLIKPLVGQPYPMISHGKGVYLYDQNGNKYFDGSSGAITAGIGHGVAEIAEVIKKQAEEIAFVYRSQFTSEPAEKLAKKLSDLSIGDLNWSFFVNSGTEANETAMKIAIQHFQERGIHGKHKILSRWMSYHGITMGALSMSGHPLRRQRFVAILEDYPTVSAPYCFRCPLQKVYPTCQLACATELERAIERIGAEHIAAFIAEPIIGAAGGAVVPPKEYYKVIKDICMHYDILFIADEVMTGLGRTGVWFAMEHWGVEPDIMTLGKGLGAGYTPMAATVISDRVMDPILRGSRSVMSGHTLSANPLSAATALAVIEYMEKHNLPEKTAEKGEYLIKGLQKVQQQSTIIADVRGKGFLIGIELQPFTKASELISVAAKNGLLLYQAVSGQAGKEDSALLVAPPMTTTYSELDELLSIFGKSVEEMMQRGGHSIA, from the coding sequence ATGCGCGATTACTTAATTAAGCCACTTGTTGGTCAGCCGTATCCAATGATTTCTCATGGAAAAGGAGTATATTTGTACGATCAAAATGGAAATAAATATTTTGATGGTTCCTCGGGAGCTATTACGGCTGGTATCGGACATGGCGTAGCAGAAATTGCTGAAGTAATAAAAAAACAGGCAGAGGAGATTGCTTTTGTCTATCGGTCACAGTTTACAAGTGAACCAGCAGAAAAGTTAGCAAAGAAACTAAGTGATTTAAGTATAGGAGACTTGAATTGGAGCTTTTTTGTAAATAGTGGTACAGAAGCAAATGAGACAGCTATGAAAATTGCAATTCAACATTTTCAAGAACGTGGTATTCATGGTAAACATAAAATTTTATCAAGATGGATGAGCTACCACGGAATTACGATGGGAGCTTTATCTATGTCTGGGCATCCATTGAGAAGACAACGATTTGTAGCTATTTTAGAAGATTATCCAACCGTATCAGCTCCATATTGCTTTCGGTGTCCGTTACAAAAAGTATATCCAACTTGTCAGCTTGCCTGCGCAACGGAATTAGAACGAGCAATTGAGCGAATTGGTGCGGAACATATTGCAGCTTTTATAGCGGAACCAATCATTGGTGCTGCCGGTGGAGCGGTTGTTCCTCCAAAGGAATATTATAAAGTGATTAAAGATATTTGTATGCATTATGATATTCTATTTATTGCGGATGAGGTTATGACAGGGCTTGGGCGAACGGGAGTGTGGTTTGCAATGGAGCATTGGGGTGTGGAGCCTGATATTATGACGCTTGGGAAAGGGCTCGGGGCTGGTTATACACCAATGGCAGCGACGGTTATAAGTGATCGTGTTATGGATCCGATTTTAAGAGGGTCCCGTTCAGTGATGAGCGGTCATACATTAAGCGCAAATCCATTATCAGCAGCAACTGCTTTAGCGGTTATCGAATATATGGAAAAACATAATTTACCTGAAAAAACAGCGGAAAAAGGAGAATATTTAATAAAGGGATTGCAAAAAGTTCAGCAGCAATCGACTATTATTGCAGATGTGCGGGGGAAAGGATTCCTAATTGGAATTGAATTGCAACCGTTTACAAAAGCGTCGGAGCTCATTTCAGTGGCAGCTAAAAACGGACTCCTTTTATATCAAGCTGTTTCAGGGCAAGCAGGTAAGGAAGATAGCGCATTGCTTGTTGCACCACCAATGACTACTACATATTCTGAGCTAGATGAGCTACTTAGTATTTTTGGTAAGAGTGTGGAGGAAATGATGCAAAGAGGAGGGCATAGTATCGCATGA
- a CDS encoding 3-oxoacid CoA-transferase subunit A, which translates to MKMVTNTFGKLKEIDEVISLFHDDMTLMFGGFGGIGSPPSLIQAIVEKGITNLHLIGNDTGFPDVGIGCLITRERVKSLVTSHIGSNPNAGRQLNEGKLQIEFSPQGTLAERIRAGGVGLGGILVDVGVDTVVEEGKRTVELNGKTFLVETALTAEIAIVYAKKADPFGNIVFDKSARNMNPHVAMAGDITIVEAEEIVPLGALHPEEIVVPGAFIDYIVPSEGVNWKWAWE; encoded by the coding sequence ATGAAAATGGTGACAAATACATTCGGGAAATTGAAAGAAATAGATGAAGTCATTTCGCTATTTCACGATGATATGACACTAATGTTTGGGGGATTTGGTGGAATCGGATCCCCTCCATCTCTTATACAAGCAATTGTGGAAAAAGGAATTACAAACTTACATTTAATTGGAAACGATACAGGGTTCCCGGATGTGGGGATTGGTTGTCTTATAACAAGAGAAAGAGTAAAATCATTAGTCACTTCTCATATCGGTTCAAATCCGAATGCAGGGAGACAATTAAACGAAGGAAAGTTACAAATTGAATTTTCACCTCAAGGAACACTAGCGGAGCGCATTCGAGCAGGCGGCGTAGGTCTTGGTGGCATTCTTGTTGATGTTGGTGTTGATACGGTCGTTGAGGAAGGAAAACGAACAGTTGAATTAAATGGCAAAACGTTTTTAGTTGAAACAGCTCTTACAGCTGAAATAGCAATTGTATATGCAAAAAAAGCAGATCCATTTGGAAACATTGTTTTTGATAAAAGTGCGCGTAATATGAATCCACATGTTGCGATGGCGGGGGATATTACAATTGTAGAAGCGGAAGAAATTGTACCGCTTGGTGCATTACATCCGGAAGAGATTGTAGTTCCAGGTGCTTTCATAGATTATATTGTTCCATCGGAAGGGGTGAATTGGAAATGGGCATGGGAATAG
- a CDS encoding CoA transferase subunit B gives MGMGIDVRDKIAKRAAQEIQNGMIVNLGIGIPSLVPNHLREDIHVMFHAENGIIGMGPTPNTGDEDANLCNAAGLPTSIIQGASYFDSCTAFGMIRKGLLDLTILGSLQVSENGDLANWIVPGKRVPGIGGAMDLAQKAKRVVVVMNHVDKYGNAKIVSECTLPLTSKNCVDVIITDMAVMEVTSKGLVLQELMSPYTVEDVRKHTESAFHISSNLLVIE, from the coding sequence ATGGGCATGGGAATAGATGTAAGAGATAAAATCGCAAAGCGGGCTGCGCAAGAAATTCAAAATGGCATGATTGTCAACTTAGGAATTGGTATTCCTTCACTTGTTCCTAACCATTTACGGGAAGATATACACGTTATGTTCCATGCTGAAAATGGAATTATCGGTATGGGCCCAACACCGAATACAGGGGATGAAGATGCAAATTTATGCAATGCAGCGGGACTGCCGACGTCAATTATTCAAGGGGCAAGTTACTTCGATAGCTGCACCGCATTTGGAATGATTCGCAAAGGGTTGCTAGATTTAACAATTCTAGGGTCGCTACAAGTGAGCGAGAATGGAGATTTAGCCAATTGGATTGTACCAGGAAAACGTGTTCCAGGTATTGGCGGAGCAATGGATCTAGCACAAAAAGCAAAGCGAGTCGTTGTTGTAATGAACCATGTCGATAAGTATGGGAATGCAAAGATTGTATCTGAATGTACACTGCCTTTAACATCGAAAAACTGCGTTGATGTCATTATTACTGATATGGCTGTGATGGAGGTTACTTCTAAAGGATTAGTGCTTCAAGAATTGATGAGTCCTTATACAGTAGAAGATGTGAGGAAGCATACGGAATCGGCTTTTCATATAAGTTCTAACTTGCTTGTAATTGAATGA
- a CDS encoding peptidase, producing the protein MGDLKQQICDYIESHEEDSAKLLKRLIQEKSVSGKESGAQAIIIEKLRELGLDLDIWEPSFTKMKDHPYFVSPRTNFSDSPNIVATLKGSGGGKSMILNGHIDVVPEGDVNQWDYPPYSGERIGNRIYGRGTTDMKGGNVALILAMEAIIKNDIVLKGDIYFQSVIEEESGGAGSLAAILRGYKADGVIIPEPTNMKFFPKQQGSMWFRLHVKGKAAHGGTRYEGISAIEKSIIVVEHVKELEQKRNDRITDPLYKEIPIPIPINIGKIEGGSWPSSVPDSLILEGRCGIAPNETIEAAKEEFETWMQQLKDKDVWFRDHPVEVEWFGARWVPGELDEKHPLITALQNNFVQIEGKNPIIEASPWGTDGGLFTQIVDVPTIIFGPGETKVAHYPNEYIEVDKMIAAAKIIACTLLDWCEVKR; encoded by the coding sequence ATGGGAGATTTAAAACAACAAATATGTGATTATATTGAAAGCCATGAAGAAGATAGTGCGAAACTATTAAAGCGATTGATTCAAGAAAAGAGTGTGTCTGGAAAAGAAAGTGGAGCGCAAGCAATCATAATTGAGAAGTTGCGTGAATTAGGATTAGATCTTGACATTTGGGAGCCGTCTTTTACAAAAATGAAAGATCATCCTTATTTTGTATCCCCAAGAACGAATTTTTCAGATAGTCCTAATATTGTAGCTACTTTAAAAGGAAGTGGCGGCGGAAAATCCATGATTTTAAATGGACATATTGACGTTGTACCAGAGGGAGATGTGAACCAGTGGGATTATCCTCCTTATAGTGGTGAAAGAATTGGAAATCGTATATATGGTCGTGGAACGACGGATATGAAGGGGGGGAATGTTGCTTTAATACTTGCAATGGAAGCGATTATTAAGAATGACATTGTATTAAAGGGAGATATTTATTTTCAAAGTGTAATAGAAGAGGAGAGCGGTGGTGCAGGAAGTTTAGCAGCTATTTTAAGAGGATATAAAGCTGACGGGGTCATTATTCCAGAACCAACAAATATGAAGTTCTTCCCAAAACAGCAAGGATCGATGTGGTTTCGACTACATGTGAAAGGGAAAGCTGCACATGGTGGGACTCGTTATGAAGGAATCAGCGCAATTGAAAAAAGTATAATTGTGGTTGAGCATGTAAAAGAATTAGAACAAAAGAGAAATGACCGAATAACAGACCCACTTTATAAGGAAATTCCCATCCCAATTCCGATTAATATAGGGAAAATTGAAGGAGGAAGTTGGCCGAGTTCTGTACCAGATTCCTTAATATTAGAAGGAAGATGTGGAATTGCGCCGAATGAGACTATAGAGGCGGCAAAAGAAGAATTTGAAACTTGGATGCAACAATTAAAGGATAAGGATGTATGGTTTAGAGATCATCCTGTAGAAGTAGAATGGTTTGGAGCAAGATGGGTGCCGGGTGAATTAGATGAGAAGCATCCGCTCATTACAGCACTTCAAAATAATTTTGTGCAAATTGAAGGGAAAAATCCAATTATAGAAGCATCGCCATGGGGAACAGATGGTGGATTATTTACTCAAATTGTAGATGTACCGACGATTATATTTGGGCCAGGAGAAACGAAGGTAGCGCATTATCCAAATGAATACATTGAAGTAGATAAAATGATTGCCGCTGCAAAAATCATTGCATGTACATTATTAGATTGGTGTGAGGTGAAAAGATGA
- the ablB gene encoding putative beta-lysine N-acetyltransferase — protein MNYYESFKEQTKYYTVEGVLDYFNKRVRVDHYTGNVEYIRQTIEELAKKHSFTKCIIKGKGEHVSAWLSFGFLLEATIPHYFQGHDAYFLVKYLRNERRNSIEWENEDQILNGVREKRGVDKQVPTTFILRKATEDDAEQLANVFGRVFEIYPTPLNQVDYVKQTMKEDTIYYVYELEGKIVSTASAEMNVKEGNAELTNCATLPEYRKHGFMKSLLVQLEEELRDRAIFCSYTIARSLSFGMNAAFHQLGYTYTGRLANNCYIFDKLEDMNVWVKDLSRINGQ, from the coding sequence ATGAACTATTATGAATCATTTAAAGAACAGACAAAGTATTATACTGTAGAAGGAGTATTGGACTATTTTAACAAGCGAGTGCGAGTTGATCATTACACAGGCAATGTAGAATATATAAGACAAACAATCGAAGAATTGGCCAAGAAGCATTCTTTCACTAAATGTATTATAAAAGGAAAGGGAGAGCATGTTTCGGCGTGGCTCTCTTTTGGCTTTTTATTAGAAGCAACAATTCCTCATTATTTTCAAGGTCACGATGCTTATTTCTTGGTGAAGTATTTACGGAATGAAAGAAGAAATAGTATCGAATGGGAAAATGAAGATCAAATTTTAAATGGTGTGAGGGAAAAAAGGGGAGTGGATAAACAAGTTCCAACCACATTTATATTGCGGAAGGCAACAGAAGATGATGCAGAACAGTTAGCAAATGTATTCGGAAGAGTTTTTGAAATTTATCCAACACCATTAAATCAAGTAGACTATGTGAAACAAACAATGAAAGAAGACACCATTTATTATGTATATGAATTAGAAGGGAAAATCGTTAGCACTGCTTCAGCAGAGATGAATGTGAAAGAAGGGAATGCAGAACTAACAAATTGTGCGACTTTACCTGAGTATCGAAAACATGGTTTTATGAAAAGCTTACTTGTTCAATTAGAAGAAGAACTGCGAGATCGAGCAATCTTTTGTTCTTATACAATTGCACGCTCGCTTTCATTTGGAATGAATGCGGCTTTTCATCAGTTAGGCTATACGTATACAGGGAGACTTGCTAATAACTGTTATATTTTTGATAAATTAGAAGATATGAATGTATGGGTAAAAGATTTATCCCGCATTAACGGGCAGTAA